TTTACTAGTACATCTTCAATCACTCCATGAGGGTGTTTGACTGAGCGATCCGCCATCTGAAGCGCCATAGTTGTTGATTTAGCTTCTTCTAATTTCAATTTTTGATAAATGGATAGAGGCATTAaattcacacttgcccctaaaTCACAAAGTGCTTTCTTAAAAACCACATTCCCTATAGTACAAGGAATGTTGAAACTACCCGGAACCTTGAGCTTGGGAGGTAAGGTAGGTTTTTTTGAAGTATCacactgcactcctcagtaagtgccaccATTTCATAGTCCTTCaacttatttttatttgataGGATCTCCTTCATAAATTTAgcataacttggcatttgttcaagcGCCTCAGAAAATTGGATATTGATGTGTAGCTTCCAAAAGATATCTAGAAATTTAGAAAACTGCTTGTCAAGCGtattcttttgaagcctctgTGGATAAGGAATCTTGATATGATAATCAATACTTATTTCTGGATGCTTCTTCTCAAGGTTCTCAGTAACCTCTTCTTTTACTTTACCCTTCTTTTCATCAACCATTTTTGGCTCTTTTAACTCCTTACCACTCCTCAAAGATATTGCATTGCACTGctcttttgggtttacctcagtaGTGCTTGGTAAGTTTCCTTGAGCACGGGTTGTCATTAAGCTAGCCAACTGACCAATCTGAGTCTCCAAACTCTTGATAGATGCACTAATTTTGGTCATGAATTGATTCGATACATCAGGTTGCTTCATGGGAAGTGGCTGTTGTGGTGGTCTATTCTATGGTTGATAGAAGCCAGGTGGAGGTTGTTGATAAGATTGTTGGGGCTGAGGGAAAGGCTGGTTGCTTTGTGGAGGTTGGCATTGTTGCTAGGTTTGAGGATAGAGTTGTTGTGTGGCTTGGTTGTTCTTCTAGGAAAAATTTGAATGGTTCTTCCAACCTTGGTTGTATGACATTGAAAATGGATTGTTGGGTAGCCTTTGGAAATTCCCTATTGTTTGCACTTTttccatgggcatgttattcatatCTAGGGCAGGGCATTGATTTAGCGGATGAGCACTCCCACATACTTCACATATATTATGTACTTGCATGGCTTGAGATGGAAGATTGCTCTATTGTAATTGTTTCGTTAAGGCTGCCACTTGAGCTATAAGCATTGAGATAACATCTAATTCGATCATACCAGTGTAGCGACCCGGAATTGCTAActaggcttagggccttgattagcgtgcctggagggcataattggttttatgtgtgattaaatgattaaatgcatgattttgtggcatgcatgactatatgattatatggatatgtgaaatgcatgtttatgagtattaaatatgtgtGTGGGCCACGTTTAGCttataagagcatatttgtaattttggcccgttgagggcataaatatgattatatgtgataaattgttgagaccacatgattatgtggatatatttgcagcatatggctcgagacgttcctagtgagcgaattggcgaaatagtcacgatggggattaatacccggctcggtggagcctgggggtgttttcgagaatttagaaaatatatcggggattattagacattggataaataattggtaattaattggatgacgggattaattgatAATTGTTAGGAGTACTTAAGGAATTAGTGGGGATTGGAagcaaatgactattatacccttagattgattaaagGATTAAGTGTTTtgtgggagggcaaaatggtcttttctttGAAGGGATATATTCAAACTTAGGAAAAATAGAGAGGACTAGAAGCTAAAGGAACGCTCTCAGCTCACCCTCTCTCATCTCTCACATACTCCTTAtctctcactctttcttatggacCATTGAAGTTAAGGAAAAGGGCAGAAGGAATCCAGACTTAAGGCTGGAGTTTTTGGAAAGGAATTTAGCTAGGAAAAAGCTAGGAATTGAAGTTGGAATTGGTGTGGTTTCAGCCatagttgaggtaaggttttaattttaaatttttctaAGTAGGGCTGAGTATTTTGAGGGTTGGAACATGTGTTTATTCTGGAATTTTGATGGGAATTTAGATAAATTGAAGCTCTGGAACAAGGGGATTTAAGCTCAGAATTGGAGGTGGAAGCTTGTGAGAAGTTAGTCATAATTGAGGTAAAAATCTGATTTCCTACCTTTGAATTGTTGGTTGGATTTGGATAGAGTTTCTTGGGTGATAATAGCTGATGAATTAGGGATAATGACTTTGGTTTTTTTGCTAAGGTTTTGGGGAGTTAAAATGGGTGTTATGGTCTTGAATTCATAGCTGATTTGGTATTGAATGGAAGGGAGATGATAGGGAAAATCCTTGGTAAAGtcttggtgttcttggctgggaagaagaagagaaaacccaaattttctgagttcgaagggggtgcaccgcgacccagcctgggggcgCTGCGGCGtgtgtggccattttggcctgggcgtggcctctgacttgggggcgcgccgcgacccactaggccaagtcgcggcccacctccccctttggcttgggtattttgctctctgacttggggcaagtcgtgactcactaagccaagttgcgacccgcctgtggattttagccttagaattattTTTAGAATCGGTAAGGCTCaggggttcaaacctaggcgctcgggacaacttctacaacccggtttagtaaaaattgaggtcccggaggctagtttctaCCTCGTAGGTATTTTATttcgattggaagttgatggaaaCCCATTTTCcattatgactaggtttatcgccaatgCTTGGGACTAAGGATCATGCTCGAAACCATTTCACTTTCTTCGCTTGgaattgaaggtaagaaaactgcaccctttgtgtggctgtgttgggactgagattccctatgatttaatacaaatgttgtatgattattatatgccatgagagcatgaaataaatagcctaagagtgtcggggctgatatttgcgcacaggatgcgACTCGGCCACTAAGAGCTAGGGTCAGCTagataatcactaagctcggcctaagcgagccgaagtcagtgggttaaatagaaggtgcggcctaagggcgtcgaccctgagtattgtttGATAAATATGACAAACTGATGAGTATTGATATGTTTACCATTGCTAATCTAATTTTTATAGCTTGTTAAATACTGAGAGGAATGACTTGTGAATCATTGATTGTCATTTTTTATTAGGTGACTGTTATGACATGCTGAATAATTGGTTAACTGTTTTATGGATCATATGAATGTCatcattgtttatgctatgctatatggttttcttgttgggcctcggctcacgggtgttacgtggtgcaggtaaaggcaagtgtAAGATGGATcaactatgagttggagagctcagagggcgaggtgtacattgtcagctgctagttcaccacggccaagggattgtacagggacagaaaacctaaaatgtgtattttgccattaaagTGGCCTCTGCTTGTATTCgacttttggaagtttgtaaacttgtcctttaaccctgtttttgggatcccatgtactaagcgtttatttaaatgaaaaattatttgtttatgtccaaaatcttttaaccataacttgtttatgactttaggagcacattttcaactaaacgacttgattagcaagtcttgcacatttataaatacacagtataacggtcttTGTTATCCAAGGTGTTACAACCAGCCACCTTCTTTGTCTGTCCCCTCTCAGTAGGCCACTGGTAGTTGTTCATGGCCATCTCTTCTAGTAATTCATACGCCTCATTATCACTCTAGCTCATGAAAGCACCCCCAGCTGATGCATCAATTATGGTACGAGTAGTACCATTTAACCCATTGTAAAAATTGTGAACTAGCATCCGCTTCTCTATTTCATGATGAggacacttccttaacaactctttAAATATGATGAGGATacttccttaacaactctttAAATCTCTTCCATGCATCATACAACGATTCCCCTTCCATCTGgtagaaattattaatttccGCTCTCAACTTTGCAACTTTTGTTGGAGGGAAAAACTTTGCAAGGAACTTATGGGCTAGTTCCTTCCATGTTGTAATAGAATTGGCTTATAGCAAAATTAACCAACTCTTTGCTCGGTCTCTTAGTGAAAATTGGAAAATTCTTAGTCTGATTGCATCATCACTCACTCTGTTCATCTTAAAAGTTGCACATAACTCTAAGAAATTGATTATGTGCAAGTTGGGATCCTCAATAGGCAACCCACCAAATTGAACAATGGATTGCACTATTTGTAATATAGTTAGCTTGATCTCAAAGTTATTAGCGACAATTGTGGGGTGcctgatgcatgaatgcactcccaTCACAGCGGGAAGCACATAATCTATAAGCGTCCTTGGTCCTTGTTCCACATGGACCTCTGTAACATTTGGAATATTATTAGCAGCAGTTGCATTCCTATGATTTTTCGCCATATCAAACTCCAACCTTTTCTTAATCCTTCAATTTTGTCTGCAAGatctctcaatttcaagatctactgGTATCAGTTCATTTTGTCTACTTCGTCGCATATACCAATGTTTCTCTAAAGCACAATATTATGACACAAATCAAATTAGAATGATAAATAAAAAACCAAGTTAGAATAAAAATCAACTATGTTGATATTAATAATACAGTCCCCGTCAATGGTGCCAAAAACTTCTTGTGGAAATTATGtacgcaagtatacacaatcctaacaagtaataaaatagtaGGTAGAGTATCATTCCCACGAGGACTTTTACTAATTACCaagaatcaatctttatttgTAATTGATTTGTCGAATAATGAATATAGACTTGACTAAaactaaagaaaataaaacaataaaccaAAACAATAGAGAACTGAATACaaaaatattaattcaatggaataagaattagggttattaacttcatcaactatccacttatgcctctctaatgtgaattttagaattcctatctctattgtgatagcggattacaattgtaaattatattcttactaggacttatAACTCTCTACAATAAGCAAATCTCCTACATCTTTGTGGTAAATTAACATATCGCAGGCATTAAACACGTAATCTCTAAGCTACACAAATaatacaggtactctcgtccaatataaatctatgattatttgactGTAACGTATTTATCTTTCACTTCTCAAATCTCAGGttcaaatcatataaatcatgcaattaatgaccaattaatcacaaacattaaacataagaaaaataattcacaatattgatatGAAATTCATAAACACTtcattagataatcataaggtttcaagaagaatccattaacaccctaaataagaaattagttcatgctaaacataatcaaatccatcaaactaaatataaacatcactacaagagaaagtaaaagaagaagaaaaagaaaaagaatgataGAAACTAGTTGATCTCCAAGCTTTTGCCTCCACAAAGTGTTTGCTTTTTCAAAAATTGTCATAATGTTGCTTATATAGTTGTTTGTGTAATCAAAGTGAAATTCCACTTTTGTCCCTGCGTAAAATGCCCTGATTCGCACTTTGATTGCCTCGGGCATCGCGGCCCCATAATGAAGTGTCGTGGCCCAAGTCCAAGAATCAAAATTATCAAGTCTCTGCCTCAAGCACCACGACTCAAATGCATGTGCGCTATGGCCCTAATTCTTCGACTAATGGTGTCGCGACTCAAAAAGGTAGCACCGCGACTCAAATAGGTAGCATCGCGGCTCTCAACTTCTCAAAATTTGGCGTCTCTGTCTATTCGCAGCGTCGCGGCTCTAATGCTCAGTGTCGCGGCTCAAACGTATTTTTTTCACCAAATCACATCTTTTCGAGGCCAAACACAGTCATTTATCAAATTTTCCATAAATCCTGAATATATTATCAAACACAAGCAACAAAAGCGTCATATTGCACAAATATAACTAaataaactcaaaaattccctaaAACAGCTCTCTAAAACTACTTTATCAAACACCCAAAAAGTTGTTAGACAATCTTGTGGTGGCCCAATGCTACAGTGATTGACACTTGGCGCTCTCTCCAGGCCCGAGGACAAAGCTCCTAAACCTAGAAAACCATCGGATCAAGAAGAAGGGAGGATCTCTAGGGTGGTCCTCGgaacgtggcctcacttggagacatccatgccTAAAACATGAAACTTGGCTTGCTGGGAGGATACTATACTCTAAGGAGCTCTAGGTGAACTTTATAGTTCTCCACCATTCCCCGGAGGAGCctaattacttctctaatgactgaacatgtccaatgatgaaatcatggacaacatttgccccccaagtcttcacttgtcctcAGACAGTGGTGACTTAGTCTGAGAGGAGTAATTTCAAGGGTCTTCGAGAGGTGACTCTTGAGCTCTTCATGACGTCATACTTGAAAAATGTGAAACCACGTGTTAAATCTtcattgttgggcccatcaatcggTGCAATCAATGAGGATTCTATTCCACTCCAAAGATGTCCAATCCGTACCCGAAGTGTCCTTTCACCCTATtgttgggaataatgcccttaaagcaatcgtagttgacaaatgttttaaatgaaataaataattgaattgaattattatatatatagattatgttcgatattatgttgatgatattaagtaaatatcataaaatttcaaagttcatctatgtgatcttaatctcatattggtatgagaggatcaagattgagataataaacttaaaatagttcgcagtaaaataaagttgttgAATCTTTAGATTAACTACTGCTAGTATGATTCACTAGCATTATGAatgcaagtgacctagatccaggtcacaagtgtagtaggacactttagtgaatgtactttatatttagtgatatatagaactggaccagatgtgatttgttaatacttgtttaaacatcgttttGTAGTaataatcaaacacatcaaacgatgatcatatacacgataaccttaatcctgaggttactatgaactcctatatatgtcatctgatcctttgattcacgcgttaaggtttgtccaaatgattaggctaaga
The Humulus lupulus chromosome 6, drHumLupu1.1, whole genome shotgun sequence DNA segment above includes these coding regions:
- the LOC133785138 gene encoding uncharacterized protein LOC133785138 codes for the protein MKQPDVSNQFMTKISASIKSLETQIGQLASLMTTRAQGNLPSTTEVNPKEQCNAISLRSGKELKEPKMVDEKKGKVKEEVTENLEKKHPEISIDYHIKIPYPQRLQKNTLDKQFSKFLDIFWKLHINIQFSEALEQMPSYAKFMKEILSNKNKLKDYEMVALTEECSKALCDLGASVNLMPLSIYQKLKLEEAKSTTMALQMADRSVKHPHGVIEDVLVKVDKFIFPADFIILDMDEDKNIPIILGRLFLATGRALIDVQKRELQLRVQKEEVTFKVFATTEIPTCCRIDAVDIDRSPTSMKNKKLLVCESSCLEADDTNCHMI